From the genome of Solidesulfovibrio sp., one region includes:
- a CDS encoding glycosyltransferase family 2 protein encodes MTHDAADRPDACRRGGKITLVVPVYNEGKGLHALRDALVAVMDGLPYDWDCILVDDGSRDDSWAVIEALSAADPRFKGLLFSRNFGKEMALTAGVEAALGSGAVICLDADLQHPPEIIPQLVAKWEEGYDVVATIREKVADYSLVKKLGSKGFYWFMRRFTDLDLPPNSTDFRLLDSKVVETLSKFTEGSRMFRGIIDWMGYKKTYIAFCAPARSQGEPAYSVKKLFNLAINSFTSFSLVPLRLAGYLGLGIMAVTIPLLCLMVLANWTVGANITPIAFFTVFNTLLIGIVLCALGMMSLYIGHIHTEVVNRPLYIVRCRAGTWDGQG; translated from the coding sequence ATGACGCACGACGCCGCCGACCGCCCCGACGCCTGCCGCCGGGGCGGCAAAATCACGCTTGTGGTGCCCGTCTACAACGAGGGCAAGGGCTTGCACGCCCTGCGCGACGCCCTTGTCGCCGTCATGGACGGCCTGCCCTACGACTGGGACTGCATCCTGGTCGACGACGGCAGCCGCGACGACTCCTGGGCCGTCATCGAAGCCCTGTCCGCCGCCGATCCCCGGTTCAAGGGGCTGCTGTTCTCCCGCAACTTCGGCAAGGAGATGGCGCTCACGGCCGGGGTCGAGGCCGCGCTGGGTTCCGGGGCCGTCATCTGCCTCGACGCCGACCTCCAGCATCCGCCGGAGATCATTCCCCAGCTCGTGGCCAAGTGGGAGGAGGGCTACGACGTCGTGGCCACCATCCGCGAGAAGGTCGCCGACTACTCCCTGGTCAAAAAGCTCGGCTCGAAAGGCTTCTACTGGTTCATGCGCCGGTTCACCGACCTCGATTTGCCGCCCAATTCCACGGATTTCCGGCTGCTCGACAGCAAGGTCGTGGAGACGCTCTCGAAGTTCACCGAGGGCTCGCGCATGTTTCGGGGCATCATCGACTGGATGGGCTACAAAAAGACCTACATCGCCTTTTGCGCCCCGGCCCGAAGCCAGGGCGAGCCGGCCTATTCCGTCAAGAAGCTCTTCAACCTGGCCATCAACAGCTTCACCTCCTTTTCCCTGGTCCCGTTGCGCCTGGCCGGCTACCTGGGCCTGGGCATCATGGCCGTGACCATACCGCTTCTGTGCCTCATGGTCCTGGCCAACTGGACCGTCGGGGCCAACATCACGCCCATCGCCTTTTTCACGGTCTTCAACACGCTTTTGATCGGCATCGTCCTGTGCGCCCTGGGCATGATGTCGCTGTATATCGGCCACATCCACACCGAAGTGGTCAACAGGCCCCTTTACATCGTGCGCTGCCGCGCCGGAACCTGGGACGGCCAAGGCTGA
- a CDS encoding UDP-glucuronic acid decarboxylase family protein has translation MHLKKRVLVTGGAGFLGSHLCERLIERGCDVICLDNYFTGSKQNVMHLLDNPHFELLRHDVTFPLYVEVDEIYNLACPASPIHYQHDPVQTTKTSVHGAINMLGLAKRLRAKIMQASTSEVYGDPSVHPQPESYWGNVNPIGFRSCYDEGKRCAETLFFDYRRQHNLRIKVARIFNTYGPRMHPNDGRVVSNFIIQALRGEPLTVYGQGQQTRSFCYVDDLIEAFLRLMDTPDDFTGPVNTGNPGEFTILELAKLVIEYTGSKSVIDYRPLPQDDPKQRRPDITLAKAKLGWEPKVPLTEGLKKTIAFFDEFLRKQA, from the coding sequence ATGCACCTGAAAAAACGTGTTCTCGTCACCGGCGGCGCCGGCTTCCTTGGTTCGCACCTGTGCGAGCGCCTCATCGAACGGGGCTGCGACGTCATCTGCCTGGACAACTATTTCACCGGCTCCAAGCAAAACGTCATGCACCTGCTCGACAACCCGCATTTCGAGCTCCTGCGCCATGACGTCACCTTCCCGCTCTACGTGGAAGTCGACGAGATCTACAACCTGGCCTGCCCGGCCTCGCCCATCCACTACCAGCACGACCCGGTGCAGACCACCAAGACGAGCGTGCACGGGGCCATCAACATGCTCGGCCTGGCCAAGCGGCTGCGGGCCAAGATCATGCAGGCCTCGACCTCCGAGGTCTACGGCGACCCGTCCGTGCATCCCCAGCCCGAATCCTACTGGGGCAACGTCAACCCCATCGGCTTCCGCTCCTGCTACGACGAAGGCAAGCGCTGCGCCGAGACACTGTTCTTCGACTACCGCCGCCAGCACAACCTGCGCATCAAGGTGGCCCGCATCTTCAATACCTACGGGCCCCGCATGCACCCCAACGACGGCCGCGTGGTCTCCAACTTCATCATCCAGGCCCTGCGCGGCGAACCCCTGACCGTCTACGGCCAGGGCCAGCAGACCAGGTCCTTTTGCTACGTCGACGACCTCATCGAGGCTTTCCTGCGCCTCATGGACACGCCCGACGACTTCACCGGCCCGGTCAACACCGGCAACCCGGGCGAATTCACCATCCTGGAGCTGGCCAAGCTCGTCATCGAATACACCGGCTCCAAATCGGTCATCGACTACCGGCCGCTGCCCCAGGACGACCCCAAGCAGCGCCGGCCGGACATCACCCTGGCCAAGGCCAAGCTCGGTTGGGAACCCAAGGTGCCGCTGACCGAGGGCCTCAAAAAGACCATCGCCTTCTTCGACGAGTTCCTGCGCAAGCAGGCCTAG
- a CDS encoding 50S ribosomal protein L11 methyltransferase yields the protein MRKLLRVDITVPLAGEGPQGTELAERLEAWLSGRAAQGWEETPAADGAGVRFRVHLEDGPPARDFAAEALADWPQLAIETAAIEEEDWGAAWMAFFTPIEVGGVYEILPPWLEGKDTGALHPILIEPKMAFGTGHHPTTALCLEAFAQAFRAGRIAAGQRFLDLGTGSGILGIGLCRLGLTGFGLDIDPQAVWCAAENLRRNHVQDAMALAVGGVGSLAPDARFEVVVANILAAPLLAMAPRLVRHVAPGGLLVLSGVLTGQAAGVAAAYRAVGLPEPVIREAGEWASLTWG from the coding sequence GTGCGCAAACTGTTGCGAGTCGACATCACCGTTCCCCTGGCCGGGGAGGGCCCGCAGGGAACCGAACTGGCCGAGCGCCTCGAGGCTTGGCTGTCCGGGCGGGCCGCCCAGGGCTGGGAGGAGACCCCGGCCGCCGACGGCGCCGGGGTGCGCTTCCGGGTCCACCTGGAAGACGGGCCGCCGGCCCGGGATTTCGCCGCCGAGGCCCTCGCCGACTGGCCGCAGCTGGCCATCGAAACCGCGGCCATCGAGGAGGAGGACTGGGGCGCGGCCTGGATGGCCTTTTTCACCCCCATCGAGGTCGGCGGCGTCTACGAGATCCTGCCGCCCTGGCTCGAAGGCAAGGACACGGGCGCCTTGCACCCCATCCTCATCGAGCCCAAGATGGCCTTCGGCACCGGCCATCACCCGACCACGGCCCTGTGCCTGGAGGCCTTCGCCCAAGCCTTCCGCGCCGGGCGCATCGCCGCGGGCCAGCGCTTCCTCGACCTGGGCACGGGCTCGGGCATCCTCGGCATCGGCCTGTGCCGGCTGGGCCTGACGGGCTTTGGCCTGGACATCGATCCCCAGGCCGTGTGGTGCGCCGCCGAGAACCTGCGCCGCAACCATGTCCAGGACGCCATGGCCCTGGCCGTCGGCGGCGTGGGCAGCCTGGCCCCGGATGCCCGCTTCGAGGTGGTGGTGGCCAACATCCTGGCCGCGCCGCTTCTGGCCATGGCCCCGCGCCTGGTGCGCCATGTGGCCCCGGGGGGGCTGCTCGTGCTCTCGGGCGTGCTGACCGGCCAGGCCGCCGGCGTGGCTGCGGCCTACCGGGCCGTCGGCCTGCCCGAGCCCGTCATCCGGGAAGCCGGGGAATGGGCCAGCCTCACGTGGGGATGA
- a CDS encoding glycosyltransferase, with protein MLADAPLFSVIIPFKAPGPYLVESLPHLLALREPRFEIVLLPDAPFDLAAYTDDPRVRAVPTGPVSPAVKRDRGAEGSLGEFLAFIDDDAYPDPAWLTVALVAFEDNPGLCAVGGPAVTPPDDPFWARASGAVFVSRLTGFPERYRPTPPSRDVDDWPTVNLIVRRDAFFAVGGFDTACWPGEDTKFCLDLVHKKGGSIRYLPELFVWHHRRPGLRKHLRQVGNYGLHRGHFVRVHPETSRRPRYFLPALWVLFLAAAVLHGLAVLAGLPVLPFGGALIGLGLAAYAVFLLLVWADLLRFEPASVALAAMPFVALTHAWYGIRFLYGLTKTKLISSLGR; from the coding sequence ATGCTCGCCGACGCGCCGCTTTTTTCCGTCATCATTCCCTTCAAGGCTCCCGGACCCTACCTCGTCGAGAGCCTGCCGCATCTGCTGGCCCTGCGCGAGCCGCGTTTCGAGATCGTTTTGCTGCCCGACGCGCCCTTCGACCTGGCCGCCTACACGGACGATCCCCGGGTGCGGGCCGTCCCCACCGGGCCGGTCTCGCCGGCGGTCAAGCGCGACCGGGGCGCCGAAGGGTCGCTGGGCGAATTCCTGGCTTTCATCGACGACGACGCCTATCCCGACCCGGCCTGGCTCACCGTGGCCCTGGTCGCCTTCGAGGACAACCCCGGGCTCTGTGCCGTGGGCGGCCCGGCCGTGACCCCGCCCGACGACCCCTTCTGGGCCCGGGCCTCGGGCGCGGTGTTTGTGAGCCGCCTGACCGGCTTTCCCGAGCGCTACCGGCCCACTCCGCCCAGCCGCGACGTGGACGACTGGCCCACCGTCAACCTCATCGTGCGCCGCGACGCCTTTTTCGCCGTGGGCGGCTTCGACACCGCCTGCTGGCCCGGCGAGGACACCAAGTTCTGCCTGGACCTGGTCCACAAAAAGGGCGGCTCCATCCGCTACCTGCCGGAACTGTTCGTCTGGCACCACCGCCGGCCGGGCCTGCGCAAGCATTTGCGCCAGGTCGGCAACTACGGCCTGCACCGGGGCCATTTCGTGCGCGTGCATCCCGAGACCTCGCGCCGGCCGCGCTATTTCCTGCCGGCCTTGTGGGTGCTTTTCCTGGCCGCCGCCGTGCTCCACGGCCTGGCCGTCCTGGCCGGGCTGCCGGTGCTGCCTTTCGGCGGGGCGCTCATCGGCCTGGGGCTGGCCGCCTACGCCGTGTTCTTGCTTCTCGTATGGGCCGATCTCCTGCGCTTCGAGCCCGCCTCCGTGGCCCTGGCCGCCATGCCCTTCGTGGCCCTCACCCACGCCTGGTACGGGATACGCTTTCTGTATGGGCTCACCAAAACGAAACTGATCAGCAGCCTCGGCAGGTAA
- a CDS encoding NAD-dependent epimerase/dehydratase family protein, with product MAVAIVTGSAGLIGSETVHFFSEKGFDVVGIDNNLRKTFFGEDADTSWNRKRLEETHKRYTHYDADIRDNDAIAKIYGRYGKDVKAVIHCAAQPSHDWAASDPYMDFTVNANGTLVMLENFRQHCPEAVFIFTSTNKVYGDTPNSLPLIEKDTRWEIDPSHPYNDGIDETMSIDQTKHSLFGASKVAADVLTQEYGRYFGLYTGVFRGGCLTGPAHSGTRLHGFLSYLMRCCITGRKYFIYGYKGKQVRDNIHSHDLVNSLWHFFEKPRVGEVYNMGGGRYSNCSMLEAIALCEDISGKKLNYEYEETNRIGDHIWWISGLKKFEQHYPTWKMQYDVPTILKEIHETQKDVVETA from the coding sequence GTGGCAGTCGCCATCGTCACCGGCTCGGCCGGCCTCATCGGTTCCGAAACCGTGCATTTTTTCAGTGAAAAGGGCTTCGACGTCGTCGGCATCGACAACAACCTCCGCAAGACCTTCTTCGGCGAGGACGCCGATACCTCCTGGAACCGCAAGCGCCTGGAGGAAACCCACAAACGCTACACCCACTACGACGCCGACATCCGCGACAACGACGCCATCGCCAAGATCTACGGCCGCTACGGCAAGGACGTGAAAGCCGTCATCCACTGCGCCGCCCAGCCCTCCCACGACTGGGCCGCCTCCGACCCCTACATGGACTTCACCGTCAACGCCAACGGCACCCTGGTGATGCTCGAAAACTTCCGCCAGCACTGCCCCGAGGCCGTCTTCATCTTCACCTCCACCAACAAGGTCTACGGCGACACGCCCAACTCCCTGCCGCTGATCGAAAAGGACACGCGCTGGGAAATCGATCCGTCCCACCCCTACAATGACGGCATCGACGAGACCATGTCCATCGACCAGACCAAGCACAGCCTGTTTGGCGCCTCCAAGGTGGCGGCCGACGTGCTGACCCAGGAATACGGCCGCTACTTCGGCCTCTACACCGGCGTCTTCCGCGGCGGCTGCCTGACCGGCCCGGCCCACTCCGGCACGCGCCTGCACGGCTTTCTGTCCTACCTCATGCGCTGCTGCATCACCGGCCGCAAGTACTTCATCTACGGCTACAAGGGCAAACAGGTCCGGGACAACATCCACTCCCACGACCTGGTCAACAGCCTGTGGCACTTCTTCGAGAAGCCCCGGGTCGGCGAGGTCTACAACATGGGTGGCGGCCGCTACTCCAACTGCTCCATGCTCGAAGCCATCGCCCTGTGCGAGGACATCTCGGGCAAGAAGCTCAACTACGAGTACGAAGAGACCAACCGCATCGGCGACCACATCTGGTGGATCAGCGGACTCAAGAAGTTCGAGCAGCACTACCCGACCTGGAAGATGCAATACGACGTGCCGACCATCCTCAAGGAAATCCACGAGACCCAAAAGGACGTCGTCGAGACGGCCTAG
- a CDS encoding DUF459 domain-containing protein → MRNPSQVLLLAVLMASLILPPGLVPAGAAVSAAAGAGRARSVLLVGDSLSIGLGQQLEAVFASRGDVRFAHLGKVSSGLANPGFFDWNAQLSAQVKAHHPDVVLIMLGANDDKPLPGADGRSAAFGSKAWDAAYAARLARLHAIARAENPRATVYFIGVPVMGDPSFNALMVHVNGVIAATAASLPECAFIDVKDTLADAKGRFAPLARVPDGGVVKLRAADGVHISGTGSRLLAARCLDVVSDAAGLPKKDLLAAVADRDAQPMTGEATVPVRLAETRRPAAEAKPVVATKPTAVAAAAARAESEPAVAKPVALAEAKAAPKTTVATAESRPAPARPAKPATLAEAPAMPAVTAVAAVPMVAKPAPAPATAAGAYTVADGDTLWSVAKRLGVSAEALAGVNPGLDPRRMSIGQSLALPAGAVLAAGPAAAARPASASRHVVADGDNFWNVAKRHDVTVAALTQANPGVDPTRLRIGQELALPGAVAAEAPAARNADGRYVVADGDNLWSIAHRLGIDVDRLTRANAAVNPLKLQPGQVLTLPGAAQAETGRGRAYGNDDRPAAQTLGEAALYPVAPGDTLWGLARRFGVDLETLLAVNSEIDPIRLRVGQLVTIPGGESMASAEALVFPVSPGDTLWSIARRFDVSVEALVAANPGVDPLRLREGQALRVPSSLAALAATAAPNKGKDTVATPAVAPAAARPAETPASAPTALDGPVRVHTVSEGDTLWDLARSYGVRVSAILSENPGLDPVRLHVGQAVRLPGGTVAMAAR, encoded by the coding sequence ATGCGAAACCCGAGTCAGGTCCTCCTCCTGGCCGTTCTGATGGCGTCCCTGATCCTGCCGCCGGGCCTGGTTCCGGCCGGCGCGGCCGTGTCCGCTGCGGCGGGGGCCGGGCGCGCCCGGTCCGTGCTGCTCGTGGGCGACTCCCTGTCCATTGGCCTGGGCCAACAGCTCGAGGCGGTCTTCGCCTCGCGCGGCGACGTCCGTTTCGCCCATCTCGGCAAGGTCTCGAGCGGGCTGGCCAACCCGGGCTTTTTCGACTGGAACGCCCAGCTTTCCGCCCAGGTCAAAGCCCATCATCCCGACGTGGTCCTCATCATGCTCGGGGCCAATGACGACAAGCCCCTGCCCGGCGCCGACGGCCGGTCCGCCGCCTTCGGCTCCAAGGCCTGGGACGCGGCCTACGCCGCGCGCCTGGCCAGGCTCCACGCCATCGCCCGGGCGGAAAATCCCCGGGCCACGGTCTATTTCATCGGCGTGCCGGTCATGGGCGATCCGTCCTTCAATGCCCTGATGGTCCACGTCAACGGCGTCATCGCCGCCACCGCCGCCTCCCTGCCGGAGTGCGCCTTCATCGACGTCAAGGACACCCTGGCCGACGCCAAGGGGCGCTTCGCCCCCCTGGCCCGGGTTCCGGACGGCGGCGTGGTCAAGCTGCGGGCCGCCGACGGGGTGCACATTTCCGGCACCGGCTCCCGGCTGCTGGCCGCCCGCTGCCTGGATGTCGTCTCCGATGCCGCCGGCCTGCCCAAGAAGGACCTGCTGGCCGCCGTGGCCGACCGCGACGCCCAGCCCATGACCGGCGAGGCCACCGTGCCCGTGCGCCTGGCCGAAACCCGCCGCCCCGCCGCCGAGGCCAAGCCCGTCGTCGCAACGAAGCCCACCGCCGTCGCGGCGGCGGCCGCGCGCGCCGAGTCCGAGCCTGCCGTCGCAAAGCCGGTGGCCCTGGCCGAAGCCAAGGCCGCGCCCAAAACCACCGTGGCCACGGCCGAGAGCCGGCCGGCCCCGGCCCGGCCGGCCAAACCGGCGACTCTGGCCGAGGCCCCGGCCATGCCTGCCGTGACCGCCGTTGCGGCCGTACCCATGGTGGCCAAGCCGGCCCCCGCGCCCGCCACCGCCGCCGGCGCCTACACCGTGGCCGACGGCGACACCCTGTGGTCCGTGGCCAAGCGCCTGGGCGTGTCGGCCGAGGCCCTGGCCGGGGTCAATCCCGGCCTGGATCCCCGCCGCATGTCCATCGGCCAGTCCCTGGCCCTGCCGGCCGGGGCGGTCCTGGCCGCCGGGCCCGCCGCCGCCGCGCGGCCCGCTTCCGCTTCCCGCCACGTGGTGGCCGATGGCGACAATTTCTGGAACGTGGCCAAGCGCCACGACGTGACCGTGGCCGCCCTGACCCAGGCCAACCCGGGCGTGGACCCGACACGCCTGCGCATCGGCCAGGAACTGGCCCTGCCGGGGGCCGTCGCCGCCGAGGCCCCGGCGGCCCGAAACGCTGACGGCCGCTACGTGGTGGCCGACGGCGACAACCTCTGGTCCATCGCCCACCGCCTGGGCATCGACGTGGATCGGCTCACGCGCGCCAACGCCGCCGTCAATCCGCTCAAGCTCCAGCCCGGCCAGGTCCTGACCCTGCCCGGCGCGGCCCAGGCCGAAACCGGCCGGGGGCGGGCTTACGGAAACGACGACCGGCCCGCCGCCCAGACCCTGGGCGAGGCGGCGCTGTATCCCGTGGCCCCGGGCGACACCCTGTGGGGGCTGGCCCGCCGCTTCGGCGTGGATCTGGAAACGCTGCTGGCCGTCAACAGCGAAATCGACCCCATTCGGCTGCGGGTGGGCCAACTCGTGACCATCCCGGGCGGCGAGTCCATGGCTTCGGCCGAGGCGCTGGTCTTCCCGGTCAGCCCCGGCGACACGCTGTGGTCCATCGCCCGGCGCTTCGACGTCAGTGTCGAGGCGCTGGTGGCGGCCAATCCCGGCGTCGATCCCTTGCGGCTGCGCGAGGGGCAGGCCCTGCGCGTGCCGTCGTCCCTGGCCGCCCTGGCCGCAACGGCTGCGCCCAACAAGGGGAAGGATACGGTCGCGACGCCGGCCGTGGCCCCCGCCGCCGCCCGTCCGGCCGAGACGCCGGCCAGCGCGCCCACCGCCCTGGACGGCCCGGTGCGCGTGCACACCGTTTCCGAGGGCGACACCCTGTGGGATCTCGCCCGGAGCTACGGCGTGCGGGTGTCCGCCATCCTGTCGGAAAACCCCGGCCTCGACCCCGTGCGCCTGCATGTGGGCCAGGCCGTGCGCCTGCCCGGCGGCACCGTGGCCATGGCCGCGCGCTAG
- a CDS encoding radical SAM protein: protein MKISVAYPPLSSEKGTPLLSQNRQFQWFTNPTYIYPMVPSYAASLLASRGHDVSFDDGIADEMTYEAFMADLVRRAPGLVAMETKTPVVTRHWAIVADLKARLPQTAVVLMGDHVTALPRESMEHCPVDYVIAGGDFDFILADLADHLSGKPVPMPQGVWHRRDGAIVDGGMGSLSHNLDELPYIDRDLTKWQRYAYKNGNFKYTPGTYVMAGRDCWWGRCTFCSWTTLFPGATYRTVSPERHVAEIERLVTERGVREIFDDSGCFPRGAWLEEFCRRLIDKGLHKKVVMGCNMRVGELTQDQWHLLKKANFRFILIGLESMSQATLNRLKKGIQVEQIERTVAMAKKAGLEPHITTMVGYPWETREDARRTIDFAKSLFSRGLLNTLQATIVVPYPGTPLFEEARANGWLTTENWDDYDMRASVWKSPISNADVLQFKDELYKAALTPAFIARKIMGIRDVDDVKFLFRAAGKLFGHLLNKSRNKDCGCK from the coding sequence ATGAAGATTTCCGTGGCCTATCCGCCGCTGTCCTCGGAAAAGGGGACGCCGCTCCTGTCGCAAAACCGGCAGTTCCAGTGGTTCACCAACCCGACCTACATCTATCCCATGGTGCCGTCCTACGCCGCGAGCCTGCTCGCTTCGCGCGGCCACGACGTCTCCTTCGACGACGGCATCGCCGACGAGATGACCTACGAGGCCTTCATGGCCGACCTGGTCCGGCGCGCCCCCGGGCTCGTGGCCATGGAGACGAAAACGCCGGTCGTCACGCGCCACTGGGCGATCGTGGCCGACCTCAAGGCCCGGCTGCCGCAAACGGCCGTGGTCCTCATGGGCGACCACGTCACGGCCCTGCCGCGCGAATCCATGGAACACTGCCCCGTGGACTACGTCATCGCCGGCGGCGACTTCGATTTCATCCTGGCCGACCTGGCCGACCATCTTTCCGGCAAGCCGGTGCCCATGCCCCAGGGCGTGTGGCACCGCCGGGACGGCGCCATCGTCGACGGCGGCATGGGGAGCCTCAGCCACAACCTCGACGAGCTGCCCTACATCGACCGCGACCTGACCAAGTGGCAGCGCTACGCCTATAAAAACGGCAACTTCAAGTACACGCCCGGCACCTACGTCATGGCCGGCCGCGACTGCTGGTGGGGCCGCTGCACGTTTTGCTCCTGGACCACGCTGTTCCCGGGCGCCACCTACCGCACGGTCTCGCCCGAGCGGCACGTGGCCGAGATCGAGCGGCTGGTGACCGAGCGGGGCGTGCGCGAGATCTTCGACGACTCGGGCTGTTTTCCGCGCGGCGCCTGGCTGGAGGAATTCTGCCGGCGCCTGATCGACAAGGGCCTGCACAAGAAAGTGGTCATGGGCTGCAACATGCGCGTGGGCGAACTGACCCAGGACCAGTGGCACCTGCTCAAAAAGGCCAACTTCCGCTTCATCCTCATCGGCCTGGAATCCATGTCCCAGGCCACGCTCAACCGGCTCAAAAAGGGCATCCAGGTCGAGCAGATCGAGCGCACCGTGGCCATGGCCAAAAAAGCCGGCCTCGAACCCCACATCACCACCATGGTCGGCTATCCCTGGGAAACCCGCGAGGACGCCCGGCGCACCATCGATTTCGCCAAGTCGCTTTTTTCCCGGGGCCTGCTCAACACGCTCCAGGCGACCATCGTCGTGCCCTATCCCGGCACGCCGCTTTTTGAGGAGGCCAGGGCCAACGGCTGGCTGACCACCGAGAACTGGGACGACTACGACATGCGCGCCTCGGTCTGGAAAAGCCCGATCTCCAATGCCGACGTGTTGCAATTCAAGGATGAGTTGTATAAAGCCGCCTTGACGCCGGCGTTCATTGCCCGGAAAATCATGGGCATCCGTGACGTGGACGACGTGAAGTTCCTGTTTCGGGCCGCCGGCAAGCTGTTCGGGCACCTGCTCAACAAGAGCCGCAACAAGGATTGCGGCTGCAAATAG
- a CDS encoding glycosyltransferase, with product MDRVSVVVTTKNEARNIGACLASIAAQDYPREALEVIVVDNGSTDATKAIAREYTDLVFDKGPERSAQRNFGMLEVATGAYVMFLDADMILSRTVVRRCVAALAGGGHVALHIPEIVLGADFFPSVRRFERSFYDGTVIDGARIIKKDVFAAVGGFDTALTGPEDWDLDKKLKGLGSIGLLSRYDFDAVDAYVANLPPDGIPGALVAFEERSGLDTPLLFHNEAAFDLVRYLKKKTYYTGSAEAYIAKWTGKNPDDPDIRRQYGAAYRFFGVFVEQGRYRRLLSHPGKACGMYFLRFLVGVLFLARKARQARA from the coding sequence TTGGACCGTGTCTCGGTGGTGGTCACCACCAAAAACGAAGCCCGCAACATCGGCGCCTGCCTGGCCTCCATCGCCGCCCAGGACTATCCCCGGGAAGCGCTCGAGGTCATTGTCGTGGACAACGGCAGCACCGACGCCACCAAGGCCATCGCCCGGGAGTATACCGACCTGGTCTTCGACAAGGGCCCGGAACGCTCGGCCCAGCGCAATTTCGGCATGCTGGAGGTGGCCACGGGCGCCTACGTCATGTTCCTCGACGCGGACATGATCCTGTCGCGCACCGTGGTGCGGCGCTGCGTCGCGGCCCTGGCCGGGGGCGGCCACGTGGCCTTGCACATACCGGAGATCGTGCTCGGCGCGGACTTTTTCCCGTCCGTGCGCCGTTTCGAGCGCAGCTTCTACGACGGCACCGTCATCGACGGCGCCCGCATCATCAAAAAGGACGTTTTCGCCGCCGTTGGCGGCTTCGACACCGCCCTGACCGGCCCCGAGGACTGGGACCTGGACAAGAAACTCAAGGGACTGGGCAGCATCGGCCTCCTGTCGCGCTACGATTTCGACGCGGTGGACGCCTATGTGGCCAACCTGCCGCCGGACGGCATCCCCGGGGCGCTTGTCGCCTTCGAGGAACGCTCGGGCCTGGACACGCCCCTTTTGTTCCACAACGAAGCCGCCTTCGACCTCGTGCGCTACCTGAAAAAAAAGACCTACTACACGGGCAGCGCCGAGGCCTACATCGCCAAATGGACCGGGAAAAATCCGGATGACCCGGATATCCGGCGCCAGTACGGCGCGGCCTACCGGTTTTTTGGCGTCTTCGTCGAACAAGGCCGCTACCGCCGGCTCCTGTCCCATCCGGGCAAGGCCTGCGGCATGTATTTCCTGCGCTTTCTCGTGGGCGTCCTGTTTCTGGCCAGAAAAGCACGCCAGGCCAGGGCATAG